One genomic segment of Streptomyces liangshanensis includes these proteins:
- the eno gene encoding phosphopyruvate hydratase: MLVPSIDVVVAREILDSRGNPTVEVEVGLDDGSTGRAAVPSGASTGAFEALELRDGDPNRYQGKGVEKAVLAVIEQIGPELVGYDATEQRLIDQAMFDLDATPDKSSLGANAILGVSLAVAHAASEASDLPLFRYLGGPNAHLLPVPMMNILNGGSHADSNVDIQEFMIAPIGAESFSEALRWGAEVYHTLKRVLKDKGLSTGLGDEGGFAPNLDSNRAALDLILEAIKEAGYVPGRDIALALDVAASEFYKDGVYEFEGKSRSAAELTEYYEELVASYPLVSIEDPLYEDDWAGWKVLTDKLGSKVQIVGDDLFVTNPERLARGIEEGSANALLVKVNQIGSLTETLDAVELAQRSGFKCMMSHRSGETEDVTIADLAVATNCGQIKTGAPARSERVAKYNQLLRIEEILDDAAVYAGRSAFPRFKG, translated from the coding sequence ATGCTCGTGCCGTCCATCGACGTCGTCGTAGCCCGGGAAATCCTCGACTCCCGAGGCAACCCCACGGTCGAGGTCGAGGTCGGCCTCGACGACGGCAGCACCGGCCGTGCTGCTGTCCCCTCCGGTGCCTCCACCGGTGCGTTCGAGGCCCTTGAACTCCGCGACGGTGACCCCAACCGTTACCAGGGCAAGGGTGTCGAGAAGGCCGTCCTCGCCGTCATCGAGCAGATCGGCCCGGAGCTCGTCGGGTACGACGCCACCGAGCAGCGCCTCATCGACCAGGCGATGTTCGACCTGGACGCCACCCCGGACAAGTCGTCGCTCGGCGCGAACGCCATCCTCGGCGTCTCCCTCGCCGTCGCGCACGCCGCCTCCGAGGCCTCCGACCTGCCGCTCTTCCGCTACCTCGGCGGCCCGAACGCGCACCTGCTGCCCGTTCCGATGATGAACATCCTGAACGGCGGCTCGCACGCCGACTCCAACGTGGACATCCAGGAGTTCATGATCGCCCCGATCGGCGCGGAGTCCTTCTCCGAGGCCCTGCGCTGGGGCGCCGAGGTCTACCACACGCTCAAGCGCGTCCTGAAGGACAAGGGCCTGTCGACCGGCCTCGGCGACGAGGGCGGCTTCGCGCCCAACCTGGACTCCAACCGCGCCGCGCTCGACCTCATCCTCGAAGCGATCAAGGAAGCCGGTTACGTGCCCGGCCGCGACATCGCGCTCGCGCTCGACGTCGCCGCGTCCGAGTTCTACAAGGACGGCGTGTACGAGTTCGAGGGCAAGTCCCGCTCGGCCGCCGAGCTGACCGAGTACTACGAGGAGCTCGTCGCCTCCTACCCGCTGGTCTCCATCGAGGACCCGCTGTACGAGGACGACTGGGCCGGCTGGAAGGTCCTCACCGACAAGCTGGGCTCCAAGGTCCAGATCGTCGGCGACGACCTCTTCGTCACCAACCCCGAGCGCCTCGCCCGTGGCATCGAGGAGGGCTCCGCGAACGCCCTGCTCGTCAAGGTCAACCAGATCGGCTCGCTGACCGAGACGCTGGACGCCGTCGAGCTGGCCCAGCGCAGCGGCTTCAAGTGCATGATGTCCCACCGCTCCGGCGAGACCGAGGACGTCACCATCGCCGACCTCGCCGTCGCCACCAACTGCGGCCAGATCAAGACCGGCGCCCCCGCCCGCTCGGAGCGCGTGGCCAAGTACAACCAGCTGCTGCGCATCGAGGAGATCCTCGACGACGCCGCGGTGTACGCCGGCCGCAGCGCGTTCCCCCGCTTCAAGGGCTGA
- a CDS encoding nucleoside triphosphate pyrophosphohydrolase: MTQEPPAPGRIVLLTASHRVAPGLLSWPAWQTLHAADRVLCADPAHPQLPYLREAGVRVEHAAPSAQELVEDCAGGRTVVVLPTADGDGTDSALTDGLARLAGSGRVQMPDLELLPGSYDLPGARLLDLVQVMDRIRAECPWSSIQTHQGLAKYGIEEAYELVEAIENGDGDELREELGDVLLQVVFHARIAQDGLDEDIEPFSIDDVAGTLVDKLIHRHPHVFGDETAETPEDVKAHWLRTKAIEKQRESVTDGVPLGQPGLALAAKLAGRARTAGLDVRPPAGEGIGYELLALATEAERTGTDPETALRAAARTYRAAIRTAEGLPT, from the coding sequence GTGACCCAAGAACCTCCCGCTCCCGGCCGCATCGTCCTCCTCACCGCCAGCCACCGCGTAGCCCCCGGCCTCCTCTCCTGGCCCGCCTGGCAGACGCTGCACGCCGCCGACCGCGTCCTCTGCGCCGACCCCGCGCACCCGCAGCTCCCGTACCTCCGCGAGGCCGGCGTGCGGGTCGAGCACGCCGCGCCCTCCGCCCAGGAGCTCGTCGAGGACTGCGCGGGCGGCCGTACCGTCGTCGTCCTCCCCACCGCCGACGGCGACGGCACGGACTCCGCCCTCACCGACGGCCTCGCCCGCCTCGCCGGCTCGGGCCGCGTCCAGATGCCGGACCTGGAGCTGCTCCCCGGCTCGTACGACCTCCCCGGCGCCCGCCTCCTCGACCTCGTCCAGGTCATGGACCGCATCCGCGCCGAGTGCCCGTGGTCCTCGATCCAGACGCACCAGGGCCTCGCCAAGTACGGCATCGAGGAGGCGTACGAACTGGTCGAGGCCATCGAGAACGGCGACGGCGACGAGCTGCGCGAGGAGCTGGGGGACGTCCTGCTCCAGGTGGTCTTCCACGCCCGGATCGCCCAGGACGGCCTGGACGAGGACATCGAGCCGTTCTCCATCGACGACGTGGCCGGCACGCTCGTGGACAAGCTCATCCACCGCCACCCCCACGTCTTCGGCGACGAGACCGCCGAGACCCCCGAGGACGTCAAGGCGCACTGGCTGCGGACCAAGGCGATCGAGAAGCAGCGCGAATCGGTCACCGACGGGGTCCCGCTGGGCCAGCCGGGCCTCGCCCTCGCGGCCAAGCTCGCGGGCCGCGCCCGTACCGCCGGACTGGACGTACGCCCCCCGGCGGGCGAAGGCATCGGCTACGAACTCCTCGCCCTGGCCACAGAGGCCGAGCGCACCGGCACCGACCCCGAAACAGCCCTACGCGCCGCGGCCCGAACCTACCGAGCCGCAATCCGCACCGCAGAGGGCCTCCCCACCTAG
- a CDS encoding transglycosylase family protein, protein MSANGRHRRPRQAPALIVAAGVTGSAIAIPLLGATSASAADASTWDRVADCESGGAWSADLGNGYFGGVQISQETWDDFGGGSYATRPDLASRSQQIAVAEKILDAQGPSAWASCAPVAGLVKDTAEPLVDPGAAPGADESSATPEASTAPSGADTDRAEGSDTTPTSPGSATPDSSPSAAKRTDGERDGRDGRDGAKGDGGTPSPSRSATPSTEATTDTVKGKHRGGAAPEDPAASPDLAGITPDNSGEERESGRHASRGDALTRDAEAVTPDATATPDGEYVVRPGDCLWRIADENGVDGGWRALYDANKDALGTDPDLILPGQTVDLGVK, encoded by the coding sequence ATGTCCGCGAACGGCCGACACCGTCGCCCCCGCCAGGCGCCCGCCCTGATCGTCGCCGCGGGGGTGACCGGCTCCGCGATCGCCATCCCGCTGCTCGGCGCCACCTCCGCGAGCGCGGCGGACGCCTCCACCTGGGACCGCGTCGCCGACTGCGAGAGCGGGGGCGCGTGGAGCGCGGACCTCGGCAACGGGTACTTCGGCGGGGTCCAGATCTCCCAGGAGACCTGGGACGACTTCGGCGGCGGCAGCTACGCGACCCGCCCCGACCTCGCCAGCCGCTCCCAGCAGATAGCGGTCGCCGAGAAGATCCTCGACGCGCAGGGCCCGTCGGCCTGGGCCAGTTGCGCGCCCGTCGCGGGACTCGTGAAGGACACCGCGGAGCCCCTGGTCGACCCCGGGGCGGCCCCCGGGGCGGACGAGAGCTCCGCGACCCCCGAGGCGTCCACCGCGCCCTCAGGCGCGGACACGGACCGGGCCGAGGGCTCCGACACGACCCCGACCTCCCCCGGCAGCGCCACCCCGGACAGCAGCCCCTCCGCCGCGAAGCGCACGGACGGCGAACGGGACGGCCGGGACGGCCGGGACGGCGCGAAGGGCGACGGGGGCACCCCGAGCCCCTCCCGTTCCGCCACCCCCTCCACCGAGGCGACCACGGACACCGTGAAGGGCAAGCACCGCGGCGGCGCGGCCCCCGAGGACCCGGCGGCCTCCCCGGACCTGGCCGGCATCACGCCGGACAACTCGGGTGAAGAGCGCGAATCGGGCCGTCACGCCTCCCGGGGTGACGCACTGACACGTGACGCGGAGGCCGTGACGCCCGACGCCACCGCCACCCCCGACGGCGAGTACGTCGTACGCCCCGGTGACTGCCTGTGGCGCATCGCGGACGAGAACGGCGTCGACGGCGGCTGGCGCGCCCTCTACGACGCGAACAAGGACGCGCTCGGCACCGACCCCGACCTCATCCTGCCTGGCCAGACCGTCGATCTCGGCGTGAAGTAG
- a CDS encoding Ppx/GppA phosphatase family protein encodes MTRVAAVDCGTNSIRLLVADIDPVTGELTDLDRRMTIVRLGQGVDRTGRLAPEALERTFAACREYAAVIEEHGVEGIRFVATSASRDAENRDEFVRGVVDILGVEPEVVTGDEEAALSFTGATKELAVRDSCLVVDIGGGSTEFVVGDDRVRAGRSVDIGCVRLTERHLLHDGVLSDPPTAAEVAAMRADIEAALDLAGETVPLGEPRTLVGLAGSVTTVAGIALGLPAYDSAAIHRSRIPFARVEEITGHLLGATHDERAAIPVMHEGRVDVIGAGSLILLAIMERTGATEVVVSEHDILDGIAHGVAAGVGGAARRAPRETS; translated from the coding sequence ATGACGCGCGTGGCGGCCGTCGACTGCGGTACGAACTCGATCCGCCTGCTCGTCGCGGACATCGATCCCGTTACGGGCGAACTCACCGACCTCGACCGGCGGATGACGATCGTCCGGCTGGGTCAGGGCGTGGACCGGACGGGCCGGCTGGCCCCCGAGGCGCTGGAGCGCACCTTCGCGGCCTGCCGGGAGTACGCGGCCGTCATCGAGGAGCACGGGGTGGAGGGGATCCGCTTCGTGGCCACCTCGGCGTCGCGCGACGCGGAGAACCGCGACGAGTTCGTGCGCGGGGTCGTGGACATCCTGGGCGTCGAGCCCGAGGTCGTCACGGGCGACGAGGAGGCGGCCCTCTCCTTCACCGGCGCCACGAAGGAGCTGGCGGTCCGGGACAGCTGCCTGGTCGTGGACATCGGCGGCGGCTCGACGGAGTTCGTCGTCGGCGACGACCGGGTCAGGGCGGGGCGGTCCGTGGACATCGGGTGCGTCCGGCTGACCGAGCGGCACCTCCTGCACGACGGCGTCCTCAGCGACCCGCCGACGGCCGCCGAGGTGGCGGCGATGCGGGCGGACATCGAGGCGGCCCTGGACCTGGCGGGGGAGACCGTCCCGCTGGGCGAGCCGCGCACGCTGGTCGGGCTCGCCGGTTCCGTGACCACGGTCGCCGGGATCGCGCTCGGCCTGCCCGCGTACGACTCCGCGGCGATCCACCGGTCCCGGATCCCGTTCGCCCGGGTCGAGGAGATCACCGGGCACCTCCTGGGCGCCACGCACGACGAGCGGGCGGCGATCCCGGTGATGCACGAGGGCCGGGTCGACGTGATCGGCGCGGGCTCCCTGATCCTCCTGGCGATCATGGAAAGGACCGGGGCGACGGAGGTCGTCGTGAGCGAGCACGACATCCTCGACGGCATCGCGCACGGCGTCGCGGCGGGTGTCGGGGGAGCCGCGCGCAGGGCCCCGCGAGAAACTTCGTGA
- a CDS encoding cytochrome P450 family protein, with protein sequence MSAHAPELFTWEFATDPYPAYAWLREHAPVYRTELPSGVEAWLVTRYDDAKRALADPRLSKNPVHHAGSAHAKGRTGIPGERNAELMTHLLNIDPPDHTRLRRLVSKAFTPRRVAQFAPRVQELTDRLIDGFAAKGEADLIHDFAFPLPIYAICDLLGVPREDQDDFRDWAGMMIRHGGGPRGGVARSVKKMRSYLAELIHRKRENPGDDLISDLIRSSDHGEHLTENEAAAMAFILLFAGFETTVNLIGNGMYALLRHPEQRALLQTSLDAGESGLLATGIEELLRYDGPVELATWRYATEPLTLGGQAVATGDPVLVVLAAADRDPARFEDPERLDLARRDNQHLGYGHGIHYCVGAPLARLEGQAALGTLLTRLPDVRLAADPADLRWRGGLIMRGLRTLPVQFTPLPA encoded by the coding sequence ATGTCCGCCCACGCCCCCGAGCTCTTCACCTGGGAGTTCGCCACCGACCCCTACCCCGCCTACGCCTGGCTGCGCGAGCACGCGCCCGTGTACCGGACCGAGCTGCCCAGTGGCGTCGAGGCGTGGCTCGTCACGCGGTACGACGACGCCAAGCGGGCGCTCGCCGACCCCCGGCTCTCCAAGAACCCCGTCCACCACGCCGGGTCGGCGCACGCCAAGGGGCGGACGGGCATCCCGGGGGAGCGCAACGCCGAGCTGATGACGCATCTCCTGAACATCGACCCGCCGGACCACACCCGGCTGCGGCGGCTCGTGTCCAAGGCCTTCACCCCGCGACGGGTAGCCCAATTCGCGCCACGCGTGCAGGAGCTGACGGACCGTCTCATCGACGGGTTCGCGGCGAAGGGCGAGGCGGACCTCATCCACGACTTCGCCTTCCCCCTCCCCATCTACGCGATCTGCGACCTCCTCGGGGTCCCGCGCGAGGACCAGGACGACTTCCGGGACTGGGCCGGGATGATGATCCGCCACGGCGGCGGCCCGCGCGGCGGGGTCGCCCGGTCGGTCAAGAAGATGCGGAGCTACCTCGCCGAACTCATCCACCGCAAGCGCGAGAACCCCGGCGACGACCTGATCTCCGACCTGATCCGGTCGAGCGACCACGGCGAGCACCTCACCGAGAACGAGGCCGCCGCGATGGCCTTCATCCTCCTCTTCGCCGGGTTCGAGACCACCGTCAACCTCATCGGCAACGGGATGTACGCGCTGCTGCGCCACCCGGAGCAGCGCGCGCTGCTCCAGACGTCGCTGGACGCGGGGGAGAGCGGCCTGCTGGCGACCGGGATCGAGGAACTGCTGCGCTACGACGGGCCGGTGGAGCTCGCGACGTGGCGGTACGCCACCGAGCCGCTGACGCTCGGCGGGCAGGCGGTCGCGACCGGCGACCCCGTCCTGGTCGTCCTCGCGGCGGCCGACCGCGACCCCGCGCGGTTCGAGGACCCGGAACGGCTGGATCTCGCTCGGCGTGACAATCAGCATCTCGGTTACGGACACGGCATCCACTACTGCGTCGGCGCGCCGCTCGCCCGGCTGGAGGGACAGGCCGCGCTCGGCACGCTGTTGACGCGCCTGCCGGACGTGCGGCTTGCGGCGGATCCGGCCGATTTGCGCTGGCGCGGAGGGCTCATCATGCGTGGATTGCGCACACTTCCGGTGCAGTTCACGCCTTTGCCCGCCTGA
- a CDS encoding serine/threonine-protein kinase, with translation MNGRVIADRYELSTVIGQGGMGQVWTAYDQRLDRRVAVKLLRPDRMTAASGADEMRRRFVRECRVTAQVDHPGLVTVHDAGGDDDDLYLVMQYVEGADLADHLAEHDPYPWPWAVAIAAQLCSVLGAVHAVPIVHRDLKPRNVMVRPDGTVTVLDLGVASVLDTDTTRLTHTGSPIGSPAYMAPEQAMGGAVGPYTDLYALGVLLHELLSGNVPFAGSTVLGVLHRHLYEAPVPIRRIRPEVPEQLERVVLRLLAKDPQHRPAGAQEVYEHLVPLLPARGGPTGPLDPTRPFLRPHAPWPDRATTVPSPPVTQQTPVPAERPDVAAAVDEVKRLLGEGSITQAVDILGGILPAAAAEHGEYSPVVRILRKQYASTLLDDGQYRRALPELRRLADDRTAEAGAGDPQALQFRYEAAQCLEQLGETAAALAEYRALVPYYDSMRQPGGDPGRSFEIRHRIGHLLLAVGDHAGARQQLQSLLWDAERAYGPYHPLPAELRRALEHQQQFRGA, from the coding sequence GTGAACGGACGTGTCATCGCCGACCGTTACGAGCTCTCCACGGTCATAGGCCAGGGCGGCATGGGCCAGGTCTGGACCGCGTACGACCAGCGGCTCGACCGCCGCGTCGCCGTGAAGCTGCTGCGCCCCGACCGGATGACCGCGGCCAGCGGCGCCGACGAGATGCGCCGCCGCTTCGTCCGCGAGTGCCGGGTCACCGCCCAGGTCGACCACCCCGGCCTGGTGACCGTCCACGACGCGGGCGGTGACGACGACGACCTGTACCTGGTCATGCAGTACGTGGAGGGCGCGGACCTCGCCGACCACCTCGCCGAGCACGACCCGTACCCCTGGCCCTGGGCCGTCGCGATCGCCGCGCAGCTCTGCTCCGTCCTCGGCGCCGTGCACGCGGTGCCCATCGTCCACCGCGACCTCAAGCCGCGGAACGTGATGGTGCGGCCCGACGGCACGGTCACCGTCCTCGACCTCGGCGTCGCCTCCGTCCTGGACACCGACACCACCCGCCTCACCCACACCGGCTCGCCCATCGGCAGCCCCGCCTACATGGCGCCCGAGCAGGCGATGGGCGGCGCCGTCGGCCCGTACACCGACCTCTACGCCCTCGGCGTGCTCCTCCACGAACTCCTCAGCGGGAACGTGCCGTTCGCCGGCTCCACCGTCCTCGGCGTCCTGCACCGCCACCTGTACGAGGCACCCGTACCGATCCGCCGGATCAGGCCCGAGGTCCCCGAGCAACTGGAGCGGGTCGTGCTGCGGCTGCTCGCCAAGGACCCGCAGCACCGCCCCGCCGGGGCCCAGGAGGTGTACGAACACCTCGTCCCGCTCCTGCCCGCCCGGGGCGGCCCCACCGGACCGCTCGACCCGACCCGCCCCTTCCTGCGCCCGCACGCCCCCTGGCCGGACCGGGCCACCACCGTGCCGTCCCCGCCCGTGACCCAGCAGACGCCGGTCCCGGCGGAACGCCCGGACGTCGCGGCGGCCGTCGACGAGGTCAAGCGGCTGCTCGGGGAGGGCAGCATCACCCAGGCCGTCGACATCCTCGGCGGCATCCTGCCGGCCGCCGCCGCGGAGCACGGCGAGTACTCCCCGGTCGTCCGCATCCTGCGCAAGCAGTACGCGTCGACGCTCCTGGACGACGGCCAGTACCGGCGCGCCCTCCCGGAGTTGCGCCGCCTCGCCGACGACAGGACGGCCGAGGCGGGCGCCGGCGACCCGCAGGCGCTCCAGTTCCGCTACGAGGCCGCGCAGTGCCTCGAACAGCTCGGCGAGACCGCCGCCGCGCTCGCCGAGTACCGCGCGCTGGTGCCGTACTACGACAGCATGCGGCAGCCCGGCGGCGACCCCGGCCGGTCCTTCGAGATCCGCCACCGCATCGGGCACCTGCTGCTCGCGGTCGGCGACCACGCGGGCGCGCGGCAGCAGTTGCAGAGCCTGCTGTGGGACGCCGAGCGCGCCTACGGCCCGTACCACCCGCTCCCGGCGGAACTGCGCCGCGCGCTCGAACACCAACAGCAGTTCCGGGGCGCCTGA
- a CDS encoding DUF501 domain-containing protein: MDTPPPQTGRTEPTEADVAAFKEQLGRPPRGLRAIAHRCPCGQPDVVETAPRLPDGTPFPTTYYLTCPRAASAIGTLEANGVMREMSERLATDPGLAAAYRKAHEDYVARRDAIEVLEGFPSAGGMPDRVKCLHVLVGHSLAAGPGVNPLGDEALAMLPEWWRKGPCVTPCADGTGTDGTGTGTDGSGADEESDAR; this comes from the coding sequence ATGGACACGCCCCCTCCGCAGACCGGACGCACCGAGCCCACCGAGGCGGACGTCGCGGCATTCAAGGAACAACTGGGCCGCCCGCCGCGCGGGCTCCGGGCCATCGCGCACCGCTGTCCCTGCGGACAGCCGGACGTGGTCGAGACCGCCCCGCGGCTGCCCGACGGCACGCCCTTCCCGACGACGTACTACCTGACCTGCCCGCGCGCGGCCTCGGCCATCGGCACGCTGGAGGCGAACGGCGTCATGAGGGAGATGTCCGAGCGCCTCGCGACCGACCCCGGGCTGGCGGCGGCGTACCGGAAGGCCCACGAGGACTACGTGGCCCGCCGGGACGCCATCGAGGTGCTGGAGGGCTTCCCGAGCGCCGGTGGCATGCCGGACCGGGTGAAGTGCCTGCACGTCCTGGTCGGCCACTCGCTGGCGGCGGGTCCCGGGGTGAACCCGCTGGGCGACGAGGCGCTGGCGATGCTGCCCGAGTGGTGGCGCAAGGGCCCGTGCGTGACGCCGTGCGCGGACGGCACGGGCACGGACGGCACAGGCACAGGCACGGACGGTTCGGGCGCGGACGAGGAGAGTGACGCCCGATGA
- a CDS encoding GtrA family protein: MTVRVQLVRFALVGVVNTGTYYALYLLLLTRLPYVAAHVSAFTLSMVGSFFLNSHFTYRTRPTLRKFLLFPLTNAANFVITTSGVYVLVDVLRLSSRYAPLAAAGAAVPITFVVSRAIMLRPDRAAGATSPRERTPISR; the protein is encoded by the coding sequence ATGACGGTCCGGGTCCAGTTGGTCAGGTTCGCCCTGGTCGGAGTGGTGAACACCGGGACGTACTACGCCCTTTACCTGCTCCTGCTGACCCGGCTGCCCTATGTCGCCGCGCATGTGAGCGCGTTCACGCTCTCCATGGTCGGCTCGTTCTTCCTCAACAGCCACTTCACGTACCGGACCCGCCCGACCCTGCGGAAGTTCCTGCTCTTCCCGCTCACCAACGCCGCGAACTTCGTGATCACCACCAGCGGGGTGTACGTGCTGGTGGACGTCCTGCGCCTGAGCAGCCGGTACGCGCCGCTGGCCGCCGCGGGCGCGGCCGTCCCGATCACCTTCGTGGTCTCCCGCGCGATCATGCTGCGCCCCGACCGGGCCGCGGGAGCGACTTCTCCGCGGGAGCGCACCCCAATCTCCCGGTGA
- a CDS encoding SurA N-terminal domain-containing protein: MHRRRRTALSFSVALLAAAPLLTACGADAHPGAAAVVGGQRIEVSTVQGAVRDVRSAQEASPQSAELIKNTGRLSQIKLNGMIFDRVLQRAADDAGVTVSRKEIQAAKQQAFAQSGGEKQFLALALQQGAVTPDQLDDAIRRDVLLTKVGAALGADAMTPQGQQKLVTGLAATSKKLGIDVNPRYGSWDNTKVQLGDAKTPWITQVTKEAPQQQPTDA; the protein is encoded by the coding sequence TTGCACCGCCGCCGTCGCACCGCGCTCTCCTTCTCCGTCGCGCTCCTCGCCGCGGCTCCCCTCCTCACCGCCTGCGGCGCCGACGCCCATCCCGGGGCCGCGGCGGTGGTCGGCGGGCAGCGGATCGAGGTGTCCACCGTCCAGGGGGCGGTACGGGACGTCCGCAGCGCCCAGGAGGCGTCGCCCCAGTCGGCCGAGCTCATCAAGAACACCGGCAGGCTCAGCCAGATCAAGCTGAACGGCATGATCTTCGACCGCGTCCTCCAGCGGGCGGCGGACGACGCCGGGGTGACGGTGAGCCGCAAGGAGATCCAGGCGGCCAAGCAGCAGGCGTTCGCGCAGTCCGGCGGCGAGAAGCAGTTCCTCGCGCTGGCCCTCCAGCAGGGCGCGGTCACCCCGGACCAGCTCGACGACGCGATCCGCCGCGACGTCCTGCTGACGAAGGTCGGCGCGGCGCTCGGCGCGGACGCGATGACCCCGCAGGGCCAGCAGAAGCTGGTCACGGGTCTCGCCGCCACGTCCAAGAAGCTCGGCATCGACGTGAACCCGCGCTACGGCAGCTGGGACAACACCAAGGTCCAGCTCGGCGACGCGAAGACCCCGTGGATCACCCAGGTGACCAAAGAGGCCCCCCAACAACAACCGACGGACGCGTAG
- a CDS encoding FtsB family cell division protein, translated as MAGNRDRFSTATRLRVLGEQTAARVYRSQNRRQARRSRLTGRAAFLALVVCTLVVALAYPMRQYVSQQNDIADQEKLSREARQRVEELRDEKARLQDDAYIERLAREHLHYVMPGDTGYTMIDPEAARQEREEQGAADRPWYSNVLDSVDNADRPDT; from the coding sequence ATGGCCGGGAACCGGGACCGGTTCTCCACCGCGACCAGGCTGCGGGTGCTCGGTGAGCAGACCGCGGCCCGTGTCTACCGCTCGCAGAACCGCCGCCAGGCCCGCCGCTCGCGGCTCACCGGCCGCGCGGCCTTCCTCGCCCTCGTGGTCTGCACGCTGGTCGTCGCGCTCGCGTACCCGATGCGGCAGTACGTGTCGCAGCAGAACGACATCGCCGACCAGGAGAAGCTGTCCCGCGAGGCACGGCAGCGGGTGGAGGAGCTGCGCGACGAGAAGGCACGTCTCCAGGACGACGCCTACATCGAGCGGCTGGCCCGTGAGCACCTCCACTACGTGATGCCCGGGGACACCGGCTACACCATGATCGACCCGGAGGCGGCGCGGCAGGAGCGCGAGGAGCAGGGCGCGGCCGACCGCCCCTGGTACTCCAACGTCCTGGACAGCGTGGACAACGCGGACCGCCCGGACACGTAA
- a CDS encoding transglycosylase family protein encodes MLRSKAKHRRPSKVVRYATLAGVTGAAVAVPLLGATSASAATTAEWDQVAACESGGNWAINTGNGFSGGLQFTPSTWAAYGGTAYAPNAYQASKSQQIAVAEKVLAGQGKGAWPTCGVGLSNASNDSAPAAPSQPARQSAPRQQQSAPQQQAPQRQAAPSARTSEQHASRGTSRPTTIKKGDGEYKVKPGDSLSKIAAAHHVKGGWKKLFDLNKDIVTDADVIYPGQQLHLS; translated from the coding sequence ATGCTGCGTTCCAAGGCCAAGCACCGCCGTCCGTCCAAGGTCGTCCGTTACGCCACGCTCGCCGGGGTGACCGGTGCCGCCGTCGCGGTCCCGCTGCTCGGCGCCACGTCCGCCTCCGCCGCCACCACCGCCGAGTGGGACCAGGTCGCCGCGTGCGAGTCCGGCGGCAACTGGGCCATCAACACCGGCAACGGCTTCTCCGGCGGGCTCCAGTTCACCCCGTCCACCTGGGCCGCGTACGGCGGCACCGCCTACGCGCCCAACGCCTACCAGGCCTCCAAGTCGCAGCAGATAGCCGTCGCCGAGAAGGTCCTCGCGGGCCAGGGCAAGGGTGCCTGGCCGACCTGTGGTGTGGGCCTTTCCAACGCCTCGAACGACTCCGCCCCGGCGGCCCCCTCGCAGCCGGCCCGCCAGTCCGCGCCGCGCCAGCAGCAGTCCGCGCCGCAGCAGCAGGCTCCCCAGCGGCAGGCGGCGCCCTCGGCGCGCACCTCCGAGCAGCACGCCTCGCGCGGTACGAGCCGCCCCACCACGATCAAGAAGGGTGACGGCGAGTACAAGGTCAAGCCCGGCGACAGCCTGTCGAAGATCGCCGCCGCCCACCACGTCAAGGGTGGCTGGAAGAAGCTGTTCGACCTGAACAAGGACATCGTCACCGACGCCGACGTGATCTACCCGGGCCAGCAGCTCCACCTGAGCTGA